ATAAAGCCAGCACCCAAAATGTAGACTGATTGAGAAAATTGTTGAACAATATAACCCCAAATAAAACCGACGATGCTGAACAATGTGATAATAGCTCTGTATAGTTTTTCAGCCTTAGCTTGTCCAACGTAATCTATATGTGTGGGGATAGAAGTAAAGAAATCcattttcttttgaaaaaagttcttgtaactttttttgtCACAAACTGAAACTGACAAGGCAACGTAGACAAACTGACAAACACgtcaattagaaaataatttatttactattattcagtttttttttaaacagactATAATACAGTATCAACGATAGTAGACCTAGGGTACGTTCCACTTAACGctcagaattatcaaaataatccTTCAGCCGTTCCACTTGATAACCGTGGTCATCGCGGTCGCGGTGAAAACATCACTAATGACGTAATTATTTTCGGCTCCCGCATAACTCACGATGACCCATCCCCTAGATCTAGGTCGAGGTAGTCGAAGTGAACGGTGAGAGAAATTGGACGCAATTTTTAAAAGGTGAACGATCTTGacagaaaagaaaaaatgactATGTATGATTCGAAAAagagatattttaaatattgcgaCGTACTCACGAAATAAGATAAACTTATGTACCAATGAAGATCCGACTATTGCCACAAAAGACATTTTGGTTACGTTTAAacgttaattatttaagtaCTTCACTAAAATagaatatgaattttttttttaatataaataaagttgattaataattactaaagtttattattaaggctacaaattataatataacctCTTTAACTTTCTGAATTATTTTCTCTATCTCCATTTTGAATGTTTACATCAATGGCTAAAACACTTCGGCCGCGTTCCATTAAGCGTCCGTAACGCTTGCGGCGCCCATTCTATCGTTTCACCTAAGGACCGTGGTCGTTGCGAGTGAACGTTCGACGTCATAGATGTATAAAACACGTATCGTGTAAAACACTTCCCGTTCACGACcttgtaaattacaatttacttaAAGAACAATTCTTCAATTTGGATATTCAACAGTTAAAGGAACACAAAATTGCCACACGTCaagtcacaaacaaaaaattaaatatacctaaaatcaaaaatatatacggcAAACGTACCAGCGCCTATCTCATTCCGGTTTTAGTCAACGATCTTGATCtagaattaagaaataatataactccaacaaatataaaatacatacttaagATGCATTTCTTGAAAAAGCTATAACAGCCTGtatcaatattgtttttgtatatttaacatgtttgtatatgtaatttttttttgtatttactgagtcggatttcttttaatactaccgtcataattatgttgttttgttttgattaagaaCTGTATTGTGATTTTTGTGTTGCGAATGATTGTTGAACGACATATTCCTATGTAAACCTAATTGgtttttttgtgaatgtgtaaattgtacttttgttacatgtttgtatggtaataataaaaaaaaaaaaaaaaaaagatgatgtCCCTGTTCGCGACCACATTGCCCACAAAACATAGATGGGTCaaagttggctttcatcaaaacgtggtGGGAATTAGAAAAAAGAAcaaatgtcaatgtcaaattgtgaatgttatctctAATCAATCTCTAATTTGATTTAGCAAAAACCTCGGACTAAACTTAGCCCGAGAGCAAAAACACAGTGATAAATTCCCGGAAATCCacgttgaattaagttttactccaatccatgcgaaatattATCCGCCACAGCTGCTTGTTTTTACCATACCGCCATAttgcgatatatatatttttaggagaaacaaacttatttattttaaaaaaaagacagaaaaccgaacacttaacttctatttattactcatttttacaaatataacaattatcacaaaaattaaccttaaccactaacttaatcgaaaataatgaccgagaattacaaattaaaataaccaagcaaacaaccgttactttgaataaaaaaatgatcaacgcactcgtcatgaaacaaccacctatcgttccgaaagccgagaagcaaaagagccctctgaacgggtagggactgcttttattgacgttgttgcatgacgttacaaaacgtattagcgggtagggaactatttttattaacactgttgcacgacgtcacgaaacgtattaaaataatcgagattatgctaacaatataatctcctcattttttgaagtcggttgaaaaataaagttgaaattGAAACTTGAAAGTGCGACATTTAtctaataagtaaaataataacctGAAAAAAAGTTACTATGTACATAAAATGCGTCcgttgtttatatttatttcgtagagatgaaattatgaaattctTAAAATGAATATCATTTATAAcgtgttattattgttaa
This genomic stretch from Melitaea cinxia chromosome 10, ilMelCinx1.1, whole genome shotgun sequence harbors:
- the LOC123656852 gene encoding signal peptidase complex subunit 1 → MDFFTSIPTHIDYVGQAKAEKLYRAIITLFSIVGFIWGYIVQQFSQSVYILGAGFILAAILTLPPWPMYRRNPLNWQNPRNTEEKSSSKKGKK